One segment of Amycolatopsis alba DSM 44262 DNA contains the following:
- a CDS encoding DNA-3-methyladenine glycosylase family protein translates to MLFRPGFELDLDTVLGPLSRGSRSPNVVRTEGGVTWLAANTADGAGTLALLRRADGEVEAEAWGPGADRLLDGVPAMLGASDDDSEFVAHHDVIASARRLNPGLRLGSTGRVWDALVLAVLEQKVTSSEALRSWGELCRWFGEPAPGPGPSRLRVPPTPVAIRSIVDWKWHRAGVDLKRRTTLIAAARVAPRLEKAVELKGVEGRAWLRKVPGIGVWTAAEIAQRAWGDPDAVSFGDYNIPSMVGHALVGTKLDDAGMSEVLAPYSPQRQRAVRYLSTAGFRRPRFGPKIELRDYRAM, encoded by the coding sequence GTGCTGTTCCGCCCCGGCTTCGAACTCGACCTGGACACGGTGCTGGGTCCGCTGAGCCGTGGGTCGCGTTCGCCGAACGTCGTCCGCACCGAGGGCGGGGTCACCTGGCTGGCCGCCAACACGGCGGACGGCGCGGGCACGCTGGCGCTGCTGCGGCGCGCGGACGGCGAGGTCGAGGCGGAGGCCTGGGGCCCCGGCGCGGACAGGTTGCTCGACGGTGTCCCAGCGATGCTGGGCGCGTCCGACGACGATTCCGAATTCGTGGCGCACCACGACGTCATCGCGTCGGCGCGGAGGCTGAACCCCGGACTGCGCCTCGGCTCGACCGGCCGGGTGTGGGACGCGCTGGTGCTCGCCGTGCTGGAACAGAAGGTGACCAGCTCGGAGGCGCTGCGGTCGTGGGGCGAATTGTGCCGCTGGTTCGGGGAACCGGCGCCGGGACCGGGGCCGTCACGGCTGCGCGTGCCGCCGACGCCGGTCGCCATCCGCTCCATTGTGGACTGGAAATGGCATCGCGCCGGGGTGGACCTGAAACGGCGGACGACGCTGATCGCCGCGGCCCGCGTCGCGCCGCGGCTGGAGAAGGCCGTCGAACTCAAGGGCGTCGAAGGCCGGGCCTGGCTGCGGAAAGTCCCCGGCATCGGGGTGTGGACCGCGGCGGAGATCGCACAGCGCGCCTGGGGAGACCCGGACGCGGTGAGCTTCGGCGACTACAACATCCCGTCGATGGTCGGGCACGCGCTCGTCGGCACGAAACTCGACGACGCCGGGATGTCGGAGGTGCTGGCGCCGTATTCGCCGCAGCGGCAGCGCGCGGTGCGCTACCTGTCGACGGCCGGATTCCGCCGCCCGAGGTTCGGGCCGAAGATCGAACTCCGTGACTACCGCGCCATGTGA
- a CDS encoding GNAT family N-acetyltransferase: protein MLELTCSQAWTPLLERRIGDWRLRWADGFTARANSALAIGDPGKPLPDALRAVCDFAHHHAIPPVVQVIQNTSAEDAIAAHGWVQYVEHRPAHEVSVLTGPLTRGTSAGAVILDEPTSGWWEMTTGAEEPAEAPRHVLGTGKVGFGVVELDGVTAGAVRGAIVGEWLHIGRLEVRAEFRRRGLARGLMTAAGGWAAAQGATGVVLQVAVANSGALKLYENLGCTEHHRYRYWAPGPGACEDRPS from the coding sequence TTGCTCGAGCTCACCTGTAGCCAGGCCTGGACGCCCCTGCTGGAGCGCCGGATCGGCGACTGGAGGCTGCGCTGGGCGGACGGGTTCACCGCCCGCGCGAACAGCGCGCTGGCGATCGGTGACCCCGGAAAACCGCTGCCAGACGCCCTGCGGGCGGTCTGTGACTTCGCCCACCATCATGCCATCCCGCCGGTCGTTCAGGTGATCCAGAACACGTCTGCCGAAGACGCGATCGCCGCGCACGGCTGGGTCCAGTATGTGGAACACCGGCCCGCGCACGAGGTTTCGGTGCTGACCGGGCCGCTTACCCGCGGGACTTCGGCGGGAGCGGTGATTCTCGACGAACCGACGTCCGGATGGTGGGAAATGACCACCGGTGCCGAGGAGCCGGCGGAGGCGCCACGGCATGTCCTCGGCACTGGCAAGGTCGGTTTCGGCGTCGTGGAGCTGGACGGCGTCACGGCCGGGGCGGTGCGCGGCGCAATCGTCGGCGAGTGGCTGCACATCGGCAGGCTGGAGGTCCGGGCGGAGTTCCGGCGGCGGGGGCTGGCACGCGGGCTGATGACCGCGGCGGGCGGCTGGGCGGCCGCTCAGGGCGCCACCGGGGTCGTGCTGCAGGTCGCGGTGGCGAACTCCGGCGCGCTGAAGCTGTACGAGAACCTGGGCTGTACGGAGCACCACAGGTACCGCTACTGGGCCCCCGGCCCCGGCGCGTGCGAGGATCGCCCGTCGTGA
- the fdxA gene encoding ferredoxin: MTYVIAEPCVDVLDKACIDECPVDCIYEGDRMLYIHPDECVDCGACEPVCPVEAIYYEDDVPDEWNPYTKANVDFFDELGSPGGASKVGKTSHDPAFIKALPPQGE, from the coding sequence GTGACCTACGTGATCGCCGAGCCCTGCGTCGACGTGCTCGACAAGGCGTGTATCGACGAGTGCCCCGTGGATTGCATCTACGAGGGTGACCGCATGCTGTACATCCACCCGGACGAATGCGTCGACTGCGGTGCCTGCGAGCCGGTCTGCCCCGTCGAGGCGATCTACTACGAGGACGACGTCCCCGACGAGTGGAACCCGTACACCAAGGCGAACGTCGACTTCTTCGACGAGCTCGGCTCGCCCGGTGGCGCCTCCAAGGTCGGCAAGACCAGCCACGACCCCGCCTTCATCAAGGCTCTTCCCCCGCAGGGCGAATGA
- a CDS encoding NUDIX hydrolase, translated as MTLHDDVVSTLSGWRPAGAAQESLRQAYLGFLAAREDVCRRECAAGHITASAVLLDADAENVLLTLHPRVGRWLQLGGHCEPGDATLADAALREAREESGIEDLVIDPVPVHLDVHPITCSLGVPTRHFDVRFVVRAPRGAQPVQSDESDDLQWWPVNSLPKGSEDLAELVEAALPAASDG; from the coding sequence GTGACCCTGCACGACGACGTTGTGTCCACTTTGTCCGGTTGGCGACCGGCGGGCGCCGCTCAGGAATCCTTGCGCCAGGCCTATCTCGGCTTCCTGGCCGCCCGCGAAGACGTCTGCCGCCGCGAATGCGCGGCCGGGCACATCACCGCGTCGGCCGTCCTTCTCGACGCCGACGCGGAGAACGTGCTGCTCACCTTGCATCCGCGAGTCGGCCGCTGGTTGCAGCTCGGCGGGCATTGCGAACCGGGCGACGCGACACTCGCCGACGCCGCCCTTCGCGAGGCACGGGAGGAATCCGGCATCGAGGACCTGGTGATCGATCCGGTTCCGGTGCATCTCGACGTCCACCCGATCACCTGCTCGCTCGGCGTGCCGACCCGGCATTTCGACGTGCGTTTCGTGGTGCGCGCACCACGGGGCGCACAACCGGTCCAAAGTGACGAATCGGACGATCTTCAGTGGTGGCCGGTGAATTCCCTGCCGAAAGGATCGGAAGATCTCGCCGAACTGGTGGAAGCCGCACTGCCCGCGGCGTCGGACGGTTAA
- a CDS encoding serine hydrolase domain-containing protein gives MDFAELDTWLTERAGEDRFSGVVLIRRGDETLFERGYGLASRRWSVPNAPDVRYDTASITKVLTAIAALRLADEGRLDLDRPIGELLDLGGTTIAAGATTRQLLTHTSGIADDADEEAGESYEALWVDKPVYSIVETRDHLPNFAYRAPNFAPGESCRYCNSGYVLAGLVIEELTGRPYRDHVRETVLDRAGMTESGFFDRRDPQPRVAEGWDPVFNGEQVTGWKQNIFSYPPIGSPDGGAYCTVGDLVRLLRAIREERLLSPERTKEFLTPQVLHSSGVWYGFGLEFVLDQDGSVRNYYKDGGNVGVCSLMRHYPGEGLDVAMLSNATYGGGAAIKEIDRVIRAA, from the coding sequence ATGGACTTCGCCGAACTGGACACCTGGCTGACGGAACGCGCCGGGGAGGACCGCTTTTCCGGGGTCGTGCTGATCCGGCGCGGCGACGAGACGCTCTTCGAACGCGGATACGGCCTGGCCAGCCGGCGCTGGTCGGTGCCGAACGCGCCGGACGTCCGGTACGACACCGCGTCGATCACCAAAGTCCTCACCGCGATCGCCGCGCTGCGGCTGGCCGACGAGGGACGGCTGGACCTCGACCGCCCGATCGGCGAGCTCCTCGACCTCGGCGGCACGACGATCGCGGCCGGGGCGACGACGCGGCAGCTGCTCACGCACACGTCCGGGATCGCCGACGACGCCGACGAGGAGGCGGGCGAGAGTTACGAGGCGCTGTGGGTCGACAAGCCGGTGTACTCGATCGTCGAAACGCGGGATCACCTGCCCAATTTCGCTTACCGGGCACCGAATTTCGCGCCGGGCGAGAGCTGCCGGTACTGCAATTCGGGCTACGTCCTCGCCGGGCTGGTGATCGAGGAGCTCACCGGAAGGCCGTATCGCGACCACGTCCGGGAGACCGTGCTCGACCGTGCGGGGATGACCGAGTCCGGTTTCTTCGACCGGCGTGATCCGCAGCCGAGGGTCGCCGAAGGCTGGGACCCGGTCTTCAACGGCGAGCAGGTCACCGGCTGGAAGCAGAACATCTTCAGTTACCCGCCGATCGGTTCACCCGATGGGGGTGCGTACTGCACCGTCGGCGACCTCGTCCGGCTGCTGCGGGCGATCCGCGAAGAGCGGCTTCTGAGCCCTGAGCGCACGAAGGAGTTCCTCACACCGCAGGTGCTTCACAGCAGTGGTGTCTGGTACGGCTTCGGCCTGGAATTCGTCCTGGATCAGGACGGCTCGGTGCGGAACTACTACAAGGACGGCGGGAACGTCGGCGTCTGCTCACTCATGCGGCACTACCCAGGTGAAGGGCTGGACGTCGCGATGCTGTCCAACGCGACCTATGGCGGGGGTGCGGCGATCAAGGAGATCGATCGGGTGATCCGGGCCGCCTGA
- a CDS encoding TetR/AcrR family transcriptional regulator: MTATSRKEKAAETEAALKDAAKRVFAAKGYLNTKITDITAEAGRAAGSFYNHFAGKEELLEALLADLAAASDVNAALPEHKADFTDPDAVRWHVREYWNFHRDNAATMLALRQAAMVSDDFARTYARFGADQAADILGHLGYITAAGMELPASERLTLAMMAELVNGFAHTWLVDPSTVSEEEAIDALTRFIYRGFTGRDVD, encoded by the coding sequence ATGACGGCGACGAGCCGCAAGGAGAAGGCGGCGGAGACCGAGGCCGCGCTCAAGGACGCGGCGAAGCGCGTTTTCGCGGCGAAGGGGTACCTGAACACCAAGATCACCGACATCACGGCCGAGGCCGGACGCGCGGCGGGATCGTTCTACAACCACTTCGCGGGCAAGGAAGAGCTACTCGAAGCACTCCTCGCGGACCTCGCGGCGGCGAGCGACGTCAACGCCGCCCTGCCGGAGCACAAAGCCGACTTCACCGACCCGGACGCGGTGCGCTGGCACGTCCGCGAGTACTGGAACTTCCACCGCGACAACGCCGCGACGATGCTCGCGCTGCGCCAGGCCGCGATGGTCAGCGACGACTTCGCGCGCACCTACGCGCGCTTCGGCGCCGATCAGGCGGCCGACATCCTCGGCCACCTCGGGTACATCACCGCGGCGGGGATGGAGCTCCCGGCCTCGGAACGGCTCACGCTCGCGATGATGGCCGAGCTGGTCAACGGTTTCGCGCATACGTGGCTGGTCGACCCGTCGACGGTCTCCGAAGAGGAGGCCATCGACGCGCTGACGCGGTTCATCTACCGGGGTTTCACCGGTCGCGACGTGGACTGA
- a CDS encoding glycosyltransferase family 2 protein translates to MTEHPSYGDGIAVVTVTYFPGETLEKFLDTLEKATDRDVQVVVADNDSTDGAPEKAARRDNVKLLSIGENVGYGTAANRGVAELDDSYGWVVVVNPDLEWEPGSLDALLEVAGRWPRGGAFGPLIHDLDGTVYPSARLLPSFGRGIGHAAFGKIWPGNPWTRQYRQETGTPVERTAGWLSGSCQLLRREAFDSVDGFDTRYFMYFEDVDLGDRLTRAGWLNVYAPSSSVMHIGGHSTSQASAKMLGAHHESAYRYLADRHRGLLWKPVMLAVKAGLALRLKLETRRK, encoded by the coding sequence GTGACTGAGCACCCCAGCTACGGCGACGGGATCGCCGTCGTGACCGTGACGTACTTCCCCGGCGAAACTCTCGAGAAGTTCCTCGACACGCTCGAGAAGGCGACGGATCGGGACGTCCAGGTCGTCGTCGCCGACAACGACTCCACGGACGGCGCGCCGGAGAAGGCCGCCCGCCGGGACAACGTGAAGCTGCTCAGCATCGGCGAGAACGTCGGTTACGGCACGGCCGCCAACCGGGGTGTCGCGGAACTCGACGACAGCTACGGCTGGGTCGTCGTGGTGAACCCGGACCTCGAATGGGAGCCCGGTTCGCTCGACGCGCTGCTGGAGGTCGCCGGGCGCTGGCCGCGCGGTGGCGCGTTCGGTCCGCTCATCCACGATCTCGACGGCACGGTCTACCCGTCGGCGCGGCTGCTGCCGTCGTTCGGCCGCGGGATCGGGCACGCGGCGTTCGGCAAGATCTGGCCGGGCAACCCGTGGACGCGTCAGTACCGTCAGGAGACCGGTACCCCGGTCGAGCGCACGGCGGGCTGGCTTTCCGGATCCTGCCAGCTGCTTCGCCGCGAGGCCTTCGACTCGGTCGACGGATTCGACACGCGCTACTTCATGTACTTCGAGGACGTCGACCTCGGCGATCGGCTGACCCGCGCGGGCTGGCTGAACGTGTACGCGCCTTCGTCCAGCGTCATGCACATCGGCGGGCACTCGACTTCGCAGGCTTCGGCGAAGATGCTGGGCGCGCACCACGAAAGCGCGTATCGCTATCTCGCGGACCGTCACCGCGGTCTCCTGTGGAAGCCGGTCATGCTCGCGGTGAAGGCCGGGCTCGCGCTACGGCTCAAACTCGAAACGCGCCGGAAGTAG
- a CDS encoding adenylyltransferase/cytidyltransferase family protein, protein MTERPAKASIVSGYFNPLHQGHLDLFEDAQARSGYLIVIVNNDHQQVLKKGRVIQTEDIRARIVRALRIVDDVYVAVEQGPGINESFDLIRAAYPDTELEFCNGGDRRSVDELPADEIEAGARNNIALLYGIGGTDKADSSTRILSDMEA, encoded by the coding sequence ATGACCGAGCGACCGGCGAAGGCCTCGATCGTCAGCGGGTACTTCAACCCGCTCCACCAGGGCCACCTCGACCTGTTCGAGGACGCGCAAGCGCGGTCCGGCTACCTGATCGTCATCGTCAACAACGATCACCAGCAGGTCCTCAAAAAGGGCAGGGTGATCCAGACCGAGGACATCCGGGCCAGGATCGTCCGCGCGCTGCGCATCGTCGACGACGTGTACGTCGCCGTCGAGCAGGGGCCGGGCATCAACGAATCGTTCGACCTGATCCGCGCGGCGTACCCGGACACGGAACTCGAGTTCTGCAACGGCGGCGACAGGCGCAGCGTCGACGAGCTTCCGGCCGACGAGATCGAGGCAGGCGCCCGCAACAACATCGCGTTGCTCTACGGCATCGGCGGCACGGACAAGGCCGACTCCAGCACCCGGATCCTTTCGGACATGGAAGCCTGA
- the dapC gene encoding succinyldiaminopimelate transaminase, with protein sequence MSRVALPDFPWDSLAGAKAKAQAHPGGIVDLSIGTPVDPVPESIRAALASVSEIPGYPTTHGIPELRAAAIEALSRRHGIEGVPEAAVLPTIGSKELVASLPRQLGFGPGDLVVIPEVAYPTYEVGVLLAGASLLRADSTFALGPQKPSMLWLNSPSNPTGRVLGVDHLRKVVEWARERDVVVVSDECYLALGWESEPVSILHPSVHGGSLDGLLAVHSLSKSANLASYRAGFVTGDPKLVAGLLEIRKHSGLIVPRPVQEAMVAALKDDEALAVQRERYASRRLVLRKALLDSGFEISHSEAGLYLWSTRGESALDTVDWLAGRGILAAPGTFYGPTGGNHVRIALTATDERIDAAVERLTA encoded by the coding sequence ATGAGCCGGGTCGCTCTTCCTGATTTCCCCTGGGACTCCCTCGCCGGAGCCAAGGCGAAAGCCCAGGCACACCCCGGCGGCATCGTCGACCTGTCGATCGGCACGCCGGTGGACCCGGTCCCGGAGAGTATCCGCGCGGCGCTCGCGTCCGTGTCGGAGATCCCCGGCTACCCGACCACGCACGGGATCCCCGAGCTGAGGGCCGCCGCGATCGAAGCCCTTTCGCGGCGGCACGGCATCGAAGGCGTTCCCGAAGCGGCCGTGCTGCCGACGATCGGTTCGAAGGAACTGGTCGCCTCATTGCCGCGGCAGCTGGGGTTCGGCCCTGGTGACCTCGTCGTCATCCCCGAGGTGGCGTACCCGACCTACGAGGTCGGCGTGCTGCTGGCGGGTGCTTCCCTGCTGCGCGCGGACAGCACTTTCGCGCTCGGCCCGCAGAAGCCGTCGATGCTGTGGCTGAACTCGCCGTCCAATCCGACCGGGCGCGTCCTCGGTGTGGACCACCTGCGCAAGGTCGTCGAGTGGGCGCGGGAACGCGATGTCGTCGTGGTCTCCGACGAGTGTTACCTGGCGCTGGGCTGGGAAAGCGAGCCCGTGTCGATCCTGCACCCGTCGGTGCACGGCGGCTCCCTCGACGGCCTGCTGGCCGTCCACTCGCTGTCGAAGTCAGCGAACCTCGCCAGCTACCGCGCCGGGTTCGTCACCGGTGACCCGAAGCTCGTCGCCGGGCTGCTGGAGATCCGCAAGCACTCCGGGCTGATCGTGCCGCGGCCGGTGCAGGAGGCCATGGTCGCCGCGCTGAAGGACGACGAAGCCCTTGCCGTGCAACGGGAACGCTACGCGAGCCGTCGGCTGGTGCTGCGGAAGGCGCTGCTGGACAGCGGTTTCGAGATCTCGCACTCCGAGGCGGGGCTGTATCTCTGGTCGACGCGCGGGGAGTCCGCGCTCGACACGGTCGACTGGCTGGCCGGCCGCGGCATCCTCGCCGCTCCGGGCACGTTCTACGGGCCGACCGGCGGGAACCACGTCCGGATCGCCCTGACGGCGACGGACGAGCGGATCGACGCCGCGGTGGAGCGGCTCACCGCCTAG
- a CDS encoding coenzyme F420-0:L-glutamate ligase, whose product MTDHASAKIEILPVDGLPEFRPGDDLTGAIVTAAPWLRSGDVLVVTSKIVSKTEGMLIRVPTDPEERDAARRKLVEEESVRVIARINRTVITENRLGIVQAASGVDASNVASGEVALLPSDPDASALALRNGLRERLGVEVAVVVTDTMGRAWRVGQTDAAIGASGLRVLHSYAGEVDSQGNELAVTEVAIADELAAAADLVKGKLGGTPVAVVRGLQPTDDGSTARKLIRPVEEDLFRLGTNESIAQGRREAVLARRSIRSFTDEPVDPEVLRRAVGTALTAPAPHHTKPVRFVWLREEGLRHKLLDAMKASWQADLEGDDFTAEQVAKRLSRGDILYNAPEVVVPFLVAEGAHTYRDDRRNACEHTMFTVAGGAAVQGLLVALAAEDLGSCWIGSTIFAADLVREVLGLDARWEPLGAVAIGHPAALPPARGPVEPGEGLLEL is encoded by the coding sequence TTGACTGATCACGCTTCCGCGAAGATCGAGATCCTGCCGGTCGACGGCCTCCCTGAGTTCCGGCCTGGCGACGACCTGACCGGCGCGATCGTCACGGCGGCGCCGTGGCTGCGCTCGGGCGACGTCCTGGTCGTCACGAGCAAGATCGTCTCCAAGACCGAGGGCATGCTCATCCGGGTCCCGACCGACCCCGAAGAGCGCGACGCCGCCCGGCGCAAGCTCGTCGAAGAGGAGTCCGTCCGCGTGATCGCGCGGATCAACCGGACGGTGATCACCGAGAACCGGCTCGGCATCGTGCAGGCCGCTTCCGGGGTGGACGCCTCGAACGTGGCCTCCGGCGAGGTCGCGCTGCTGCCATCGGATCCGGACGCCTCCGCGCTCGCGCTGCGGAACGGGCTGCGGGAACGGCTGGGGGTCGAGGTCGCCGTCGTGGTCACCGACACCATGGGCCGCGCGTGGCGGGTCGGGCAGACCGACGCCGCGATCGGCGCGTCCGGCCTGCGGGTGCTGCATTCGTACGCGGGTGAGGTCGACAGCCAGGGCAACGAACTCGCGGTCACCGAGGTGGCGATCGCCGACGAACTCGCCGCCGCGGCGGATCTGGTCAAGGGCAAACTCGGCGGGACACCGGTCGCCGTGGTCCGCGGCCTTCAGCCGACCGATGACGGTTCGACGGCCCGCAAGCTCATCCGCCCGGTCGAAGAGGACCTTTTCCGGCTCGGTACCAACGAATCCATCGCGCAGGGCCGCCGGGAGGCCGTCCTCGCGCGGCGTTCGATCCGGTCGTTCACCGACGAACCGGTCGATCCCGAGGTGCTGCGCCGCGCCGTCGGGACGGCGCTGACCGCGCCCGCGCCGCATCACACGAAGCCGGTCCGGTTCGTGTGGCTGCGCGAGGAAGGCTTGCGCCACAAGCTTCTCGACGCGATGAAGGCGTCATGGCAGGCCGATCTCGAAGGCGACGACTTCACCGCCGAGCAGGTCGCGAAACGGCTCAGCCGCGGCGACATCCTGTACAACGCGCCAGAAGTCGTGGTGCCGTTCCTCGTCGCCGAGGGCGCGCACACCTACCGCGACGACCGCCGGAACGCTTGCGAGCACACGATGTTCACCGTCGCCGGTGGCGCGGCGGTGCAGGGTCTGCTGGTCGCGCTCGCCGCCGAAGACCTCGGCTCGTGCTGGATCGGGTCGACGATCTTCGCCGCGGACCTCGTGCGCGAGGTCCTCGGCCTGGACGCGCGCTGGGAGCCGCTCGGCGCGGTCGCGATCGGCCATCCCGCCGCCCTGCCGCCCGCGCGCGGCCCCGTCGAACCCGGTGAAGGACTTCTCGAACTGTGA
- a CDS encoding GntR family transcriptional regulator, giving the protein MVRVDQNSPVPPFEQVRTAYAARINDGTLPVGAKLPTVRKLAEDLGIAPNTVAKAYRELEEAGLIETRGRAGTFVSAVGDETRERARQAAADYAALIRKLGLDRDEAKAIIDAALG; this is encoded by the coding sequence ATGGTCCGCGTCGACCAGAACTCCCCGGTCCCGCCCTTCGAGCAGGTCCGCACCGCCTACGCGGCGCGGATCAACGACGGCACGCTGCCCGTCGGGGCGAAACTCCCGACCGTGCGGAAGCTCGCCGAGGACCTTGGCATCGCGCCGAACACCGTCGCCAAGGCCTACCGCGAACTCGAAGAAGCCGGCCTGATCGAGACTCGCGGCCGGGCTGGGACGTTCGTCAGCGCCGTCGGCGACGAAACCCGCGAACGGGCGAGGCAGGCAGCCGCCGACTACGCCGCGTTGATCAGGAAACTGGGTCTCGACCGCGACGAAGCCAAGGCGATCATCGACGCGGCACTGGGCTGA
- the cofD gene encoding 2-phospho-L-lactate transferase: protein MKVVILVGGVGGARFLLGVKQALGLPATGSSPESPHEVTALVNTGDDVWMHGLRICPDLDTCMYTLGGGIDKERGWGHSGETWTVKEELAEYGAEPTWFGLGDKDIATHLIRSRMLRAGYPLSQVTEALCERWQPGVRLLPMSDDRVETHVVIDDPEDQDQRKAIHFQEWWVRYRAEPKAHSIIAVGADEAKPAPGVLDAIAGADIVLFAPSNPVVSVGTTLGVPGIRDALRKTRAKVVGVSPIIGGKALRGMADACLSAIGVETSAEAVGRHYGSRKDSPEGVLDGWLVAEGETVDVPGVAVRDVPLLMSDVDATEAMVRAAFDLVGVSVD from the coding sequence GTGAAGGTCGTCATTTTGGTCGGCGGAGTGGGCGGGGCCCGCTTCCTGCTGGGGGTCAAGCAAGCACTGGGTCTGCCCGCGACCGGTTCCTCGCCGGAATCGCCGCATGAGGTGACCGCGCTGGTGAACACCGGGGACGACGTGTGGATGCACGGTCTGCGCATCTGCCCGGACCTGGACACCTGCATGTACACCCTCGGCGGGGGGATCGACAAGGAGCGCGGCTGGGGTCACTCCGGCGAGACCTGGACCGTCAAGGAGGAACTCGCCGAGTACGGCGCCGAGCCGACCTGGTTCGGCTTGGGCGACAAGGACATCGCGACGCATCTGATCCGTTCGCGGATGCTGCGCGCGGGTTATCCGCTCTCGCAGGTCACCGAAGCGCTGTGCGAACGCTGGCAGCCGGGAGTGCGGTTGCTGCCGATGTCGGACGACCGCGTCGAGACGCATGTCGTGATCGACGATCCGGAAGACCAGGACCAGCGCAAGGCGATCCACTTCCAGGAGTGGTGGGTGCGCTACCGCGCCGAGCCGAAGGCGCATTCGATCATCGCCGTCGGCGCCGACGAGGCCAAACCGGCGCCGGGCGTGCTCGACGCGATCGCGGGCGCCGACATCGTGCTGTTCGCGCCGTCGAATCCGGTGGTCTCGGTGGGTACGACCCTCGGTGTCCCCGGAATCCGTGACGCGCTGCGGAAGACGCGTGCCAAGGTCGTCGGTGTCTCGCCGATCATCGGCGGGAAGGCGCTGCGCGGGATGGCCGACGCGTGCCTGAGCGCGATCGGCGTGGAGACCTCGGCCGAGGCCGTCGGACGGCATTACGGCTCCCGCAAGGACTCCCCGGAAGGCGTGCTCGACGGCTGGCTGGTCGCCGAGGGCGAAACCGTCGACGTACCGGGTGTCGCCGTCCGCGACGTCCCCTTGCTGATGTCCGATGTGGACGCGACCGAGGCGATGGTGCGCGCCGCTTTCGATCTCGTGGGAGTTTCCGTTGACTGA